The Fibrobacter sp. UWB5 genomic sequence ATTGGAAAGTTTCGGGGGGCAAAAAGAAGGCCCTGGTTGTCAAAGGCATGCGCCAAATCGGCAAGACATCTAGCGTCCTGGATTTCGCCCGAACCCATTACGAAAACGTCGTCTACATCAACTTTAAGGAAAACGAAAACGCCAAGCAAGTCTTCGACAGTGACCTGAACGTGGGCAGGATTACCATCGACCTTTCGGCGCTTTTCCCAAACGCTCATTTTGTTGAAAACAAGACCGTCATCATCTTCGATGAAATTCAAGAATGCGCAAACGCCCGCGCGAGCATCAAGCCCTTTATGGAAGATGGACGCTACGACGTTATTTGTACCGGATCCCTGCTTGGCATCAAAGGGTACAATCGTAAAAAAGGGAAAGGCGTCCCGACCGGTTTCGAAAGAATCATTTATATGAAACCCATGGATTTCGAAGAATTCCTGTGGGCTAAGGGAATTGGCGAAAACGTGATCGGTTACCTGAAGGAATGCTACGAGAAAAAGGAACCCGTAAGCGAGGCGACGCACAATGCCATGCTCCGCTATTTCAAGGAATACCTTTGCGTGGGCGGACTCCCTTATATTGTTTCCCGTTTTGTCGAAACGAACGACATGAATGTTGTCTGGCAAGAACAGCAGGACATTCTTGAAGAATACAAGGACGATTTTGGCAAGCACCTGGACGAGAACGAAAACGAGGAAATAGATCGCACGCTTCTTGGCCGCATCAACCGCGTGTTCGATTCCATTCCCGCGCAGCTCGCAAAAGAAAACAATAAATTTGTCTATTCTCAGCTAGAAAAGAAAGGTCGTTCTGAAAATTACCAAACCGCAATCCAGTGGCTCAACGATTGCGGCATCATCAACATCTGCTATAATCTGACCAACATCGCAGAACCCCTTGATGGTTACAAAATCGAGAATACGTTCAAGATTTATGTGCAGGATTCCGGATTGTTTGTTGCCATGCTGGAGCGTGGAACAGCTGCAAAGATTCTAAGCGGCGATATGGGATTCTACAAAGGCGCCATCTACGAGAACATCATTGCGGATTGTTTCTCCAAACAGGGCCGCAAACTATTCTACTTCCGCAAAGAATCTGGGCTAGAAATTGACTTTGTAGAAAATGTCGGCGGCGAACTCGCCATTATTGAAGTCAAGGCGACAACGGGGCGTTCCAAGTCGGCAAAGACCGTTCTGAGTAACGATAATTACGCAGCAAAGGTTTGCTACAAACTTTCCGAAAACAACATAGGTGTTGCTGGCAAGATGGTTACATTGCCGTACTATATGGCAATGTTTCTGGAGTGATTTTATAAATTGGCAGGGGAAAGCCTTCCCCTCGCTCGCACTGCATTGCTCGCTACCCCTTCTAGCGGGCGCTCAGTCGCCGCGCCCGCAACGCCCTAGGCTTGCCTTTACTTATTGTGCCAAAGCCTGAAATTCTTTATCAAATACAGGCATTCTATTCTCAAGATTAAAGAAATGGAAGCCCCAAATTCTATAATCATTGTCATCGACAAACATTTTTACGGG encodes the following:
- a CDS encoding ATP-binding protein, giving the protein MFKRKILKEFENWKVSGGKKKALVVKGMRQIGKTSSVLDFARTHYENVVYINFKENENAKQVFDSDLNVGRITIDLSALFPNAHFVENKTVIIFDEIQECANARASIKPFMEDGRYDVICTGSLLGIKGYNRKKGKGVPTGFERIIYMKPMDFEEFLWAKGIGENVIGYLKECYEKKEPVSEATHNAMLRYFKEYLCVGGLPYIVSRFVETNDMNVVWQEQQDILEEYKDDFGKHLDENENEEIDRTLLGRINRVFDSIPAQLAKENNKFVYSQLEKKGRSENYQTAIQWLNDCGIINICYNLTNIAEPLDGYKIENTFKIYVQDSGLFVAMLERGTAAKILSGDMGFYKGAIYENIIADCFSKQGRKLFYFRKESGLEIDFVENVGGELAIIEVKATTGRSKSAKTVLSNDNYAAKVCYKLSENNIGVAGKMVTLPYYMAMFLE